The Flavobacteriaceae bacterium 3519-10 genome includes a window with the following:
- a CDS encoding Sensory transduction histidine kinase produces MQLQLSSTDIIFILSTVIIVIVLLILIVIYGVFIKKKSELLLIQQKKEAIFEQELARSQEELQNQTLKYIGQELHDDLGQKLSVARLMTNKIAYAPESDHTQIAEEINLLVGECLQDIRNLSKSFIGQNNDGFNFIESLEREVYRMKRLALLEVDYKINQQNLKFNAEHGLILFRIIQECITNVIKHSRSKSIQLVVEDHPRYTKFRIKDAGVGFKSARHTDGIGLKNMISRAKIINAELKINSIENKGTQVTLTYKKQ; encoded by the coding sequence ATGCAGTTGCAGCTATCTTCAACCGATATAATATTTATACTCAGCACTGTAATTATAGTGATTGTACTGCTTATTCTTATCGTTATTTACGGCGTATTTATCAAGAAAAAATCAGAGCTCCTGCTTATTCAGCAAAAAAAAGAAGCTATCTTTGAGCAGGAACTCGCCCGATCGCAGGAGGAACTTCAAAATCAGACTTTAAAGTATATCGGCCAGGAGCTACACGACGATTTGGGCCAGAAACTTTCGGTCGCACGGCTGATGACCAACAAAATTGCCTATGCACCGGAATCGGATCACACCCAGATCGCGGAAGAAATTAATCTTCTGGTCGGAGAGTGCCTGCAGGACATCAGAAACCTTTCTAAATCGTTTATAGGACAGAATAATGACGGTTTCAATTTTATTGAGTCGCTCGAACGTGAAGTTTACCGCATGAAGCGCCTTGCGCTACTTGAAGTAGATTACAAAATCAACCAGCAAAACCTTAAGTTCAATGCGGAGCACGGTTTAATTCTGTTCAGAATAATTCAGGAGTGCATCACAAACGTAATAAAACACTCGCGGTCAAAAAGCATACAGCTCGTGGTGGAAGACCATCCGCGGTACACAAAGTTCAGGATAAAGGATGCCGGAGTTGGGTTTAAAAGTGCACGGCACACCGATGGAATTGGCCTGAAAAATATGATAAGCCGCGCAAAGATCATCAATGCAGAACTCAAAATAAACTCGATAGAAAATAAAGGAACACAGGTAACTCTGACTTATAAAAAGCAGTAA
- a CDS encoding Regulatory protein, LuxR:Response regulator receiver, whose translation MKLMETNINVVIIDDHNIIIEGLEMLLSLRKEINIVQTYNDANDFISDLRNQKYIPHIVLMDLMMPTINGYEAAKILKKEFPVVRIIILSMDCASKTIYDLVEKIGVEGYLSKKISAKELYFALKQVDSGYVHFSDEAAKALDSFREKIISYPSIKLSEREKQIVKLMFAGFTNTEIAAALFISISTVETHRKNIYRKTETHSLPKLMQLVTDLQLLDGLQ comes from the coding sequence TTGAAACTTATGGAGACTAACATCAACGTAGTGATAATCGATGATCACAACATAATAATTGAGGGACTCGAGATGCTTCTGAGCCTCAGGAAAGAGATAAATATAGTGCAGACTTATAACGATGCAAATGATTTTATTAGTGACCTGAGGAACCAGAAATATATTCCTCATATTGTGCTGATGGACCTTATGATGCCCACCATAAACGGATACGAAGCTGCAAAAATCCTGAAAAAAGAGTTTCCGGTCGTGCGTATTATTATACTTTCGATGGATTGCGCGTCCAAAACCATCTACGACCTCGTTGAGAAAATAGGGGTGGAAGGCTATCTTTCAAAAAAAATTTCGGCGAAAGAATTATACTTTGCACTGAAGCAGGTAGACAGTGGTTACGTGCATTTTTCTGATGAAGCCGCGAAAGCTTTAGACAGTTTCAGGGAGAAAATCATAAGTTATCCCTCGATAAAACTTTCCGAGCGCGAAAAACAAATCGTAAAACTGATGTTCGCGGGCTTTACAAATACAGAAATTGCCGCCGCACTATTTATCAGCATCAGTACTGTGGAAACGCACCGCAAGAATATTTACCGCAAAACAGAAACCCACAGTCTCCCAAAACTGATGCAGTTAGTGACAGATCTTCAGCTGCTGGACGGCCTGCAATAA
- a CDS encoding NAD-dependent protein deacetylase of SIR2 family, translating to MKYRKKLVVLSGAGSSAESGVQTFRDSDGLWENHRIEDVASPEGFARNPQFVLDFYNARRRQLDLVQPNDAHRILAKLQDVLEVVIITQNVDDLHEKAGSQNVIHLHGELRKARPVDSLTDIRIWNKDLNIGDLAEDGTQLRPHIVWFGEMVPEMERAVETAQTADYFLIVGTSMQVYPAAGLVSYVPESCEIFGIDPNPDSQFSAGATFFNTTATEGMRLFKEKLLERP from the coding sequence ATGAAGTACAGAAAAAAACTGGTGGTACTTTCGGGCGCGGGAAGTTCGGCGGAAAGCGGCGTGCAAACCTTTCGGGACTCCGATGGTTTGTGGGAAAATCACCGCATTGAAGATGTTGCGAGTCCTGAAGGATTTGCCCGGAATCCGCAGTTTGTTCTTGATTTCTACAACGCCCGGCGCAGGCAGCTTGACTTGGTTCAGCCTAACGATGCGCACCGCATTCTGGCGAAGTTGCAGGATGTTCTGGAAGTGGTAATTATTACGCAAAATGTTGATGATCTTCATGAAAAAGCCGGTTCGCAGAATGTGATTCATCTGCACGGTGAACTTAGAAAAGCCCGACCGGTAGATTCTTTAACCGACATCAGAATCTGGAATAAAGATCTCAACATCGGTGATCTGGCCGAAGACGGTACGCAACTTCGTCCCCACATCGTATGGTTCGGAGAGATGGTTCCGGAAATGGAGAGGGCGGTAGAAACTGCGCAAACTGCAGATTATTTTCTGATCGTGGGCACTTCGATGCAGGTTTATCCTGCGGCCGGTCTTGTTAGTTATGTTCCGGAGAGTTGTGAAATTTTTGGTATTGATCCCAATCCGGACTCCCAATTTAGTGCGGGCGCTACTTTTTTCAACACCACAGCAACTGAAGGAATGAGGCTGTTTAAGGAAAAATTATTAGAAAGACCGTGA
- a CDS encoding 2,3-bisphosphoglycerate-independent phosphoglycerate mutase, producing MSKKAILAILDGWGLGTDPTVSAIAQAKTPFIDSCLQNFPNTTLEASGPAVGLPFGQMGNSEVGHMNLGAGRVVYQNLVKLNMAVENATLGKENVITQAFEYAALNNKKVHFIGLLSDGGVHSHINHLKGLLTAAHEYGLKENVFVHAFTDGRDCDPHSGKGFVEELLNHMHETTGKLATVIGRYYAMDRDRRWERVKLAYDLMVRGIGERTRDVLATFDNLYADGITDEFFRPILCMKDGNMPVARIENEDVVFCFNFRTDRGREITEVLSQNDFPEFGMSCLKLYYVTMTNYDKDYKNLKVVFDENVLQDTMGEILERNGKTQIRVAETEKYPHVTFFFSGGREDAFLGERRLLCPSPKDVATYDFKPEMSAYDITEKILPEIENETADFICLNFANTDMVGHTGVFSAAVKAAEVVDECIEKVATAAYEHGYAVFILADHGNSDVMRNADGSPNTQHSTNLVPLIVMDKEQTWNLKPGKLGDIAPSILKLMNIEIPEIMTGEVLIS from the coding sequence ATGTCAAAAAAGGCCATCCTGGCAATACTAGACGGATGGGGTCTGGGTACCGACCCTACAGTTTCAGCCATTGCACAGGCAAAAACCCCGTTTATAGATTCATGTTTGCAAAACTTCCCAAATACCACACTTGAAGCCAGCGGCCCCGCCGTAGGATTACCTTTCGGGCAGATGGGCAATTCCGAAGTCGGACACATGAATTTGGGTGCAGGGCGTGTCGTGTATCAGAATTTGGTCAAACTTAATATGGCCGTAGAAAATGCAACATTAGGCAAAGAAAACGTCATTACACAAGCGTTCGAATACGCTGCGCTCAACAATAAAAAAGTGCATTTTATCGGTCTGCTTTCAGATGGCGGCGTACATTCGCATATCAATCATCTCAAAGGACTTTTAACTGCGGCCCACGAATATGGACTTAAAGAAAATGTTTTTGTACATGCATTTACGGATGGGCGCGACTGTGATCCACATTCGGGCAAAGGCTTCGTGGAAGAACTTTTAAACCATATGCATGAAACCACCGGAAAGCTGGCTACAGTGATTGGCCGTTATTACGCGATGGACCGCGACCGGCGCTGGGAGCGTGTAAAACTTGCGTACGACCTCATGGTACGAGGCATTGGCGAGCGTACTCGCGACGTTCTTGCAACATTCGACAACCTTTATGCTGATGGAATTACAGACGAATTTTTCCGACCGATTCTTTGCATGAAAGACGGTAATATGCCCGTCGCCCGGATCGAAAACGAAGATGTGGTGTTCTGTTTTAATTTCCGGACAGACCGTGGCCGCGAAATAACGGAAGTACTGTCGCAGAATGATTTCCCTGAATTTGGAATGAGCTGTCTGAAACTTTATTATGTAACGATGACCAACTACGACAAAGATTATAAAAATCTAAAAGTTGTTTTTGATGAAAACGTGCTGCAGGATACTATGGGTGAAATACTCGAGCGAAACGGCAAAACTCAGATTCGGGTCGCCGAAACCGAAAAATATCCACACGTTACATTTTTCTTTTCGGGCGGGCGCGAGGACGCGTTTTTAGGTGAGCGGCGATTGCTTTGTCCGAGCCCCAAAGATGTGGCAACCTACGATTTTAAGCCTGAAATGTCAGCGTACGACATCACCGAAAAAATTCTTCCAGAAATCGAGAACGAAACTGCAGATTTTATCTGTCTGAATTTCGCAAACACTGATATGGTAGGTCATACCGGCGTTTTTTCAGCGGCCGTAAAGGCAGCGGAAGTTGTTGATGAATGCATCGAAAAAGTGGCAACAGCGGCATACGAACATGGCTACGCAGTTTTTATTTTGGCCGATCACGGCAATTCAGATGTGATGAGAAACGCCGACGGCAGCCCGAACACACAGCATTCAACCAATCTCGTTCCGCTTATCGTGATGGATAAAGAACAGACCTGGAACCTAAAACCGGGAAAACTGGGCGACATTGCCCCTTCAATTCTAAAACTTATGAATATAGAAATCCCCGAAATAATGACGGGCGAAGTGCTGATCAGTTAA
- a CDS encoding GCN5-related N-acetyltransferase: MSDKDYNFRRANSTDEPQILTILQQAIERRRLDGSQQWQDGYPNPETVTSDIAKGWGYVIEIENSVAAYVSIIYEPEPAYEAIDGSWLSTGEYVVMHRVAVADEFTGRGLATEIFREAENIAKRSGVSSIKVDTNFDNVALLHILKKLGYKYCGEVYFRGSARKAFEKLL; the protein is encoded by the coding sequence ATGTCTGATAAAGATTATAATTTCCGGCGGGCCAACAGCACAGATGAACCTCAGATTTTGACTATTCTGCAGCAAGCTATTGAACGACGCCGACTTGATGGCAGCCAGCAGTGGCAGGACGGTTACCCGAACCCCGAAACAGTTACAAGCGATATCGCGAAAGGCTGGGGATATGTGATTGAAATTGAAAACAGCGTCGCCGCATACGTCTCCATCATTTACGAACCTGAACCGGCTTATGAAGCCATTGATGGTAGCTGGCTTTCAACCGGTGAATATGTTGTAATGCATCGCGTGGCTGTTGCAGATGAGTTTACAGGCCGTGGACTGGCAACAGAAATCTTTCGCGAAGCTGAAAATATAGCGAAGAGAAGTGGGGTTTCGAGCATTAAGGTAGATACCAATTTTGATAATGTAGCCTTGCTACATATTCTGAAAAAACTTGGATACAAATATTGCGGGGAAGTGTATTTTCGGGGAAGCGCAAGAAAAGCCTTTGAAAAGCTGTTGTAA
- a CDS encoding Signal transduction histidine kinase has product MYTCPEKYNLGLNKHKLKFRIFIVCLFLLAPFCSAQMLQDSVTKQINSAENAQEKLKLYRKYAELFSTKDFSRSIVLAHEGRKLARKLKNTTLEGDFLRLKGNAHYISGKLDSAGSYYYRALSLLKDQNQPKYLAELYNNLGRFYRKTKDFPRALKNYDLALNLYRQLNDTEGIATIYNESGVVYEYLGQHEDAVRRYSQSLEMQKKRGDLVGQGYALEFIGGSYLLQKKYVQAEKYLRQSLQLRQKTNDQFALAMNYNVLGHLYMAQNKYSEAEKNFQISNEISGRLNYLDLQKDNFENLAKIYRIHGDNDAAYESLNKFRIINDSIFSLGKARQIEELSLKYETAEKDRQLLAEKSKVLKRNVLAFSLFGLLLLGFFYYKIYQHKQKITLQREILHQQNLATIAVINTEDNERKRMATHLHDGIGQLLAAANMNISVLDEYKSDENAFEKILVRTRSILAEAIADARTLSHQIMPNILIKNSLPTALQDLVDKTGSPKLQIDLQLAGLKNNLNQNIQVVLYRTIQECLNNTIKHARATKVSIVVEQTQDSVIAHYADDGVGFDLTAEDGKNSLGLSNIGSRIEILRGTFLLETAPGAGVSLTLTIPLETYGD; this is encoded by the coding sequence TTGTACACCTGTCCTGAAAAGTATAATTTAGGTTTAAATAAACATAAATTGAAATTCAGGATTTTTATTGTCTGTCTGTTTCTTCTGGCACCTTTCTGTTCGGCGCAAATGCTTCAGGACAGCGTTACAAAACAGATTAATTCTGCAGAAAACGCCCAGGAAAAGTTAAAACTTTACCGCAAATATGCGGAACTTTTCTCCACCAAAGATTTTAGCCGCAGCATTGTATTGGCGCATGAAGGTAGGAAGCTAGCAAGGAAACTCAAAAACACAACACTTGAAGGCGATTTTCTGAGGCTTAAAGGCAACGCTCATTATATTTCAGGTAAACTCGACAGTGCGGGGAGTTATTATTACCGCGCACTTTCTCTTTTAAAGGATCAAAACCAGCCAAAATACCTCGCCGAACTTTATAACAATCTGGGCCGCTTTTACCGTAAAACAAAGGATTTCCCACGCGCGCTTAAAAATTATGATTTAGCGCTTAATCTATATCGCCAGCTCAACGACACCGAAGGTATTGCCACCATTTACAACGAAAGTGGAGTGGTGTACGAATACCTGGGCCAGCATGAAGATGCCGTGAGGCGTTACAGCCAGTCACTTGAAATGCAGAAAAAGCGCGGCGACCTCGTCGGGCAGGGCTACGCACTTGAATTTATCGGCGGAAGTTATCTCTTGCAGAAAAAATATGTCCAGGCGGAAAAATATCTGCGTCAGTCTTTGCAATTAAGGCAGAAGACCAATGACCAATTCGCTTTGGCAATGAATTACAATGTGTTAGGACATCTTTACATGGCACAGAATAAGTACAGCGAAGCAGAAAAAAATTTCCAAATCAGCAATGAAATTTCGGGCAGATTGAATTACCTCGATTTACAGAAAGACAATTTTGAAAATCTTGCGAAAATTTACCGTATTCACGGCGATAACGATGCAGCGTATGAAAGTCTGAATAAATTCAGGATTATTAACGACAGTATTTTTTCACTTGGAAAGGCCCGGCAGATCGAGGAACTTTCATTAAAATATGAAACCGCTGAAAAAGACCGTCAGCTGCTCGCTGAAAAATCTAAGGTGCTGAAGCGCAACGTCCTTGCTTTTTCGCTTTTTGGCCTGCTGCTCCTTGGTTTTTTCTATTACAAGATTTATCAGCACAAACAGAAAATAACGCTGCAGCGCGAAATTCTGCATCAGCAAAATCTCGCCACAATTGCAGTGATTAATACTGAAGATAACGAACGGAAACGCATGGCGACGCACCTTCACGATGGTATCGGCCAGCTTCTCGCCGCCGCAAACATGAACATAAGCGTCTTGGATGAATATAAAAGTGACGAAAATGCTTTCGAAAAAATCCTTGTACGAACACGTTCGATCCTGGCGGAGGCAATCGCGGATGCCCGCACGCTTTCACACCAGATAATGCCGAACATTCTGATTAAAAACAGTTTACCAACCGCGCTTCAGGACCTGGTGGATAAAACGGGTTCACCCAAACTGCAAATAGATCTGCAACTCGCAGGACTCAAGAATAATTTAAACCAAAACATTCAGGTGGTTCTCTACCGAACGATCCAGGAATGTCTTAACAACACTATTAAACACGCTCGGGCAACCAAAGTTTCAATTGTTGTTGAACAAACTCAAGACAGCGTGATTGCCCACTACGCAGATGACGGCGTTGGATTCGACCTGACGGCAGAAGACGGCAAAAATAGCCTGGGCCTCAGTAACATCGGATCAAGAATTGAAATACTGAGGGGAACTTTCCTTTTGGAAACCGCACCCGGTGCAGGTGTTTCACTTACGCTAACAATCCCGCTTGAAACTTATGGAGACTAA
- a CDS encoding Methionine aminopeptidase, which yields MIILKTLDELRLMRESAQLVSKTLGMLAREIIPGNTTAHLDKLGGEFIRDHGGEPAFLGMYGFPKNLCISPNAEVVHGIPNDKPLQEGDILSVDCGVYMNGFYGDHAYSFEVGEVAPETKKLLDVTKESLYKGIAQCVRGKRVGDISNAIQEHCEKHGYGVVRELVGHGLGRKMHEDPQVPNYGRKGSGKVLKDGIVLAIEPMVNLGTEKVKFHDDGWTVTSLDNSPSAHFEHDVTIINGKPVLLSTFRYIYEALGITSTEEDAFRLDF from the coding sequence ATGATTATTTTAAAAACACTCGACGAGCTAAGATTAATGAGGGAAAGCGCACAGCTGGTTTCCAAAACATTAGGTATGCTCGCAAGAGAAATTATACCCGGAAATACAACCGCTCACCTCGATAAATTAGGTGGCGAATTTATCCGTGATCATGGTGGCGAACCCGCGTTTCTCGGTATGTACGGTTTTCCTAAAAATCTCTGTATTTCGCCAAATGCCGAGGTAGTTCACGGCATCCCAAATGATAAGCCGCTGCAGGAGGGAGATATCCTTTCCGTTGATTGCGGTGTTTACATGAACGGCTTTTATGGCGACCATGCTTACTCGTTTGAAGTGGGAGAAGTGGCGCCAGAAACTAAAAAATTATTGGATGTTACCAAAGAATCTCTTTACAAAGGCATTGCACAGTGTGTGCGTGGCAAAAGAGTAGGTGATATTTCAAACGCGATCCAGGAACATTGTGAAAAACATGGGTACGGCGTGGTACGTGAACTGGTTGGCCACGGACTCGGACGCAAAATGCACGAAGATCCACAGGTTCCAAATTATGGCCGAAAAGGTAGCGGAAAAGTACTGAAGGACGGAATTGTGCTCGCCATCGAACCCATGGTGAATCTGGGTACCGAAAAAGTCAAATTCCATGATGACGGCTGGACGGTAACTTCACTCGATAATTCGCCGTCCGCACATTTCGAACACGACGTCACCATCATTAACGGAAAACCGGTTCTGCTTTCAACCTTCAGATATATTTATGAAGCTTTAGGCATCACAAGTACTGAGGAAGACGCATTCAGGCTCGATTTTTAA
- a CDS encoding Sigma-54 dependent transcriptional regulator/response regulator: MQKILIVEDEKAISGVLQSILSDELPEYEFFIAEDGLDGLKQIEKEDFALVVSDIKMPKLSGTELLKQALQIKPETTFVMISGHADIDTAVACLKEGAYDFISKPVDINRLITSVKNALDKRILQKTNQVLNVENSTLKKKVNKKFQMIGQSPALKKIQDMIEKVAASDARVLITGPNGAGKELVAHAIHAQSDRSRGPMIEVNCAAIPSELIESELFGHVKGSFTGAIKDKQGKFELATNGTIFLDEIGDMSLVAQAKVLRALQESKVSPVGSDKEIKVDVRILAATNKNMQKEIEAGKFREDLYHRLSVIEIYVPPLDERKEDIRLLVEHFSKIISEEHGTAQKSFDENAIKALENFAWTGNIRELRNVVERLIILGSNPVSETDVANFVRK, encoded by the coding sequence ATGCAAAAAATCTTAATAGTTGAAGATGAAAAAGCTATTTCGGGTGTTCTACAAAGTATACTTTCCGACGAGCTTCCCGAGTATGAATTTTTTATCGCTGAAGATGGCCTCGATGGTCTGAAACAGATTGAAAAAGAAGATTTTGCGCTGGTAGTCTCCGATATAAAGATGCCAAAGCTGTCGGGCACAGAACTGCTGAAACAGGCGCTCCAGATAAAACCCGAAACCACTTTTGTAATGATTTCCGGCCATGCCGATATTGATACGGCTGTTGCCTGCCTTAAAGAAGGTGCGTATGATTTCATCTCGAAACCGGTTGATATAAACAGGCTCATCACGAGTGTGAAGAATGCGCTGGACAAAAGAATACTTCAAAAGACCAATCAGGTACTTAACGTTGAGAATTCAACCCTGAAAAAGAAGGTTAATAAGAAATTTCAGATGATCGGCCAGTCGCCTGCGCTTAAAAAGATACAGGACATGATCGAGAAGGTTGCCGCTTCAGACGCCAGAGTGCTGATCACTGGCCCCAACGGTGCCGGAAAAGAGCTTGTAGCGCACGCCATTCATGCACAAAGCGACCGCAGCAGAGGACCGATGATTGAAGTAAACTGCGCCGCAATTCCGTCCGAACTTATTGAATCTGAATTATTTGGACACGTAAAAGGTAGTTTCACCGGTGCCATTAAAGATAAACAGGGCAAATTCGAACTTGCCACAAACGGTACTATTTTCCTCGATGAGATCGGTGATATGTCACTTGTGGCGCAGGCAAAAGTGCTTCGGGCTCTTCAGGAAAGCAAAGTTTCGCCGGTAGGAAGCGACAAAGAAATAAAGGTGGATGTGCGCATTCTGGCGGCCACCAATAAAAACATGCAGAAAGAGATTGAGGCTGGTAAATTCCGTGAAGACCTTTATCATCGTCTTTCGGTTATCGAAATTTACGTGCCGCCTTTGGATGAAAGAAAAGAAGATATCCGGCTTTTGGTGGAGCATTTTTCGAAGATTATTTCGGAAGAACACGGCACTGCACAGAAGTCATTCGACGAGAACGCGATAAAAGCGCTCGAAAACTTCGCCTGGACCGGAAACATACGCGAGCTGCGCAACGTGGTTGAACGCCTTATTATATTAGGTTCCAACCCTGTTTCCGAAACCGATGTGGCGAATTTTGTAAGAAAATAA
- a CDS encoding NorM-like multidrug efflux protein → MQYFCCKFFCIMAFLNKEYTKACLTLALPVMITQVGQVSVNLFDNIIVGKLLGAQALASVSLGNAVFFSMFVFALGFSFAIPPLVSEAHSQEKHSVINSVFRHGFVINIGVGLALMLLLFLAMPILYHMDQPPEIIPDTVGFLSIMTLSILPFMAFQTLREVSEGLSYTIGVTKATIIANVINIVLNYVFIKGMFGFPAMGVEGSALASLIARIFMVVFLYYVLIKEKSTRRYVKDFSLKIAGFSKEMFRKMLKIGFPTALQMFFEVTAFAGAAFICGLVSAHDIASHQIALSMASFTFNLCIGFSVASTVLIGRKLGEGDYVGLQKVGVNNLKIVFLFMLFCGLVFIVGRHVLPTFFTRKEDVDVIQLAAKLLIIAALFQLSDGIQVVALGCLRGIQDVKIPSIITFVAYWLIAIPLGYFLCVPFKMGAFGMWIGLGLGLTVSALLLVRRFLKLSQNKINSLSAI, encoded by the coding sequence TTGCAGTATTTTTGCTGCAAATTTTTTTGTATTATGGCATTCCTCAATAAAGAATACACCAAAGCCTGCCTTACTTTGGCGTTACCGGTGATGATCACCCAGGTTGGGCAGGTTTCTGTGAATCTTTTCGATAATATTATCGTCGGCAAGTTGCTTGGCGCGCAGGCCTTGGCTTCCGTATCATTAGGGAATGCGGTTTTCTTCTCGATGTTTGTGTTTGCGCTCGGTTTTTCATTTGCAATTCCGCCACTCGTTTCGGAAGCGCATTCTCAGGAAAAACACAGTGTCATCAATTCGGTTTTCCGACATGGTTTCGTAATCAATATCGGCGTTGGCCTTGCGCTGATGCTCCTTCTGTTTCTCGCGATGCCTATACTCTATCATATGGATCAGCCGCCGGAAATTATCCCGGACACGGTTGGATTTCTAAGCATCATGACGCTGAGTATTCTGCCTTTTATGGCTTTCCAGACGCTGCGCGAGGTTTCCGAAGGTTTGTCATATACCATCGGCGTTACCAAGGCGACCATTATCGCAAACGTCATCAATATTGTATTAAATTATGTTTTCATTAAAGGCATGTTCGGTTTTCCGGCAATGGGTGTGGAAGGTTCTGCGCTTGCGAGTTTAATCGCGCGAATCTTTATGGTGGTTTTTCTTTATTATGTTTTGATTAAAGAAAAATCTACAAGGCGTTACGTTAAGGATTTCTCCTTAAAAATTGCGGGATTTTCAAAGGAAATGTTCCGGAAGATGCTTAAGATCGGTTTCCCCACTGCGCTTCAGATGTTTTTTGAAGTTACTGCGTTTGCAGGTGCTGCATTTATCTGCGGCCTGGTATCCGCGCACGATATTGCCTCGCATCAGATCGCACTGTCTATGGCTTCATTTACTTTTAATCTGTGCATCGGTTTCAGTGTGGCTTCAACGGTTCTTATCGGACGGAAATTAGGTGAAGGCGATTATGTAGGACTGCAAAAAGTCGGTGTCAATAACCTCAAGATCGTTTTTCTTTTTATGCTGTTCTGTGGCCTTGTTTTTATCGTCGGACGTCATGTGTTGCCGACATTTTTCACGCGTAAAGAAGATGTGGATGTAATTCAGCTTGCCGCGAAACTACTGATCATCGCCGCACTTTTCCAGCTTTCAGATGGTATTCAGGTTGTTGCGCTTGGCTGTTTACGTGGTATCCAGGACGTTAAGATCCCTTCGATCATTACGTTTGTTGCGTATTGGCTTATTGCAATTCCACTGGGTTATTTTCTGTGTGTGCCGTTCAAGATGGGTGCTTTTGGGATGTGGATCGGTCTCGGTCTGGGGCTCACTGTTTCGGCATTGCTGCTCGTGCGCCGTTTTCTTAAGCTTTCGCAGAACAAAATTAATTCCCTAAGTGCTATTTAA
- a CDS encoding putative acyl-[acyl-carrier protein] desaturase, with product MDMYNKLVRIEVMRNLGKEVGDFISSYLTPVEKIWQPTDFLPDPSSENFKYDVEELQTYAQEMGYDLFVTLIGDCITEEALPSYESWIMGIDGVEQEERTGWSQWVRSWTAEENRHGDLLNKYLYLCGRVNMREVEITTQYLIQDGFDIGTTMDPYRNFVYTSFQETATNISHRRVGSLAKQTGNTKLSRMCGVIAADEARHAKAYKHFVTRIFELDPSEMMLAFEDMMRKKIVMPAHLMRESGQMAGELWGHFSDAAQRAMVYTGQDYINILSELLVDWKIEHISGLNEKAEKAQEYLMKLPSRLQRITDRISTPDQEYQFKWVKS from the coding sequence TTGGATATGTACAATAAATTAGTAAGAATAGAAGTCATGAGGAACCTCGGGAAGGAAGTAGGAGATTTTATCTCTTCCTATCTTACGCCCGTTGAAAAGATCTGGCAACCCACCGATTTTCTTCCGGATCCCTCCTCCGAAAATTTCAAATATGATGTTGAGGAACTGCAGACGTATGCACAGGAAATGGGTTACGATCTCTTCGTTACTTTAATCGGCGATTGTATTACTGAAGAAGCTCTGCCAAGCTACGAATCGTGGATTATGGGCATCGATGGGGTAGAACAGGAAGAACGCACCGGCTGGTCTCAATGGGTAAGAAGCTGGACAGCCGAAGAAAACCGCCACGGTGACTTACTTAATAAATATCTGTATCTCTGCGGACGCGTGAACATGCGCGAAGTGGAGATCACCACTCAGTATCTTATTCAGGACGGCTTCGATATCGGAACCACGATGGATCCGTACCGTAATTTCGTTTACACCAGTTTTCAGGAAACGGCGACCAATATTTCACACCGTAGAGTAGGATCTTTGGCTAAACAGACCGGAAATACAAAATTATCCAGGATGTGTGGCGTAATTGCTGCCGACGAAGCGCGACATGCAAAGGCCTACAAACATTTCGTTACACGGATCTTCGAACTTGATCCGTCTGAAATGATGCTTGCCTTCGAAGATATGATGCGGAAAAAGATCGTGATGCCGGCTCACCTTATGCGCGAATCAGGACAGATGGCCGGTGAACTTTGGGGACATTTCTCCGATGCCGCGCAACGCGCCATGGTTTACACAGGTCAGGATTACATCAATATTCTTAGCGAACTTCTAGTCGACTGGAAAATTGAACATATTTCAGGACTTAATGAAAAAGCCGAAAAAGCGCAGGAATATTTAATGAAATTACCATCAAGACTGCAGCGGATTACAGACCGGATTTCCACTCCAGATCAGGAGTACCAGTTTAAATGGGTAAAGTCTTAA